A genomic window from Algoriphagus sp. Y33 includes:
- a CDS encoding VCBS repeat-containing protein yields MRSIIQVLAFAMLLSCHHTQESTKTTLFESLRPESSGVDFINELPFDEEFNIFTYRNFYNGGGVALGDINNDGLLDIYLTSNLGENKLYLNKGDFQFEDITDKAGVAGTRAWSTGVAMADVNGDGFLDIYVCNSGDISGDNKQNELFINQRDGTFKEQAKAYGLADQGFSTHAVFFDYDKDGDLDVYLLNNSYQAIGSFNKMQNERPKRDSVGGDKLFRNDNGKFTDVSEEAGIYGSIIGFGLGITIGDVNQDSWPDIFISNDFFEKDYLYINNQDGTFTESLEKSMRSISAASMGADIADINGDGLLDIFVTDMLPEPQSRLKQVTTFENWDKFKFNKTHGYHYQFSRNMLHINNGDGTFSEMGRLANVEATDWSWGALIFDMDNDGKRDLFVANGIYQDITDLDYLNFIDNEETKIKIISKDGVDYKALVDPIPITPISNYAYRNLGDLNFENVAGDWGLGEPIHSNGAAYGDLNNDGTLDLVVNNVNKPVSIFKNRGRELNPEYHSLQIQLIGKGKNTQAIGAQVKIFAGDEVFYTEQMPNRGFESSVDPKLTIGLGKIKKIDQVKVLWPDGSISEVENIPADELLTLKWEEARLMGENESFFAKPQAALFHNREKVEIEFTHEENPMVDFDRDRLTFHMYSTEGPAFAKADVNGDGIEDLYFGGAKGFSAKLFLGSKSGKYQPSNQPAFDADAISEDIDAVFFDVNRNGHEDLLVVSGGNESSLGSPELTDRLYLNDGKGNFAKSIQAGFNSNRGSSSVVQVLDLNEDGAPDLFIGGRLVPFVYGAPASSSIWINDGQGNFTDQTASFAPEMKELGMVTDAKVVDWDNDGKKDLVLVGEWMAPIFFRNTGSKLQKIEMPELQNLKGWYRTLEIADLDGNGLPDLILGNNGLNSRFKVSESTPVRMYLNDFDQNGSIEHIFTRQEGDVQVPYTLKHELERQIPTIKKRYMRYSNYNNQTLTDIFPKEILDKSIISEINNLESGVLMNEGNGKFIWKPFSRMAQRSYIFAIHVADLNKDGIQDLILGGNLFNAKPEVGKYDASYGDVLLGKGDGTFEFWPNAEHGLQLEGDIRAFATLGDGKLLVVKNSAAAEIWNY; encoded by the coding sequence ATGAGAAGTATAATACAAGTCCTGGCCTTTGCCATGCTTTTGTCCTGTCACCATACCCAAGAGTCTACAAAGACAACTCTGTTCGAATCCTTGCGCCCGGAATCGTCCGGAGTCGACTTTATAAATGAACTTCCATTCGATGAGGAGTTTAACATCTTCACCTACCGGAATTTCTACAACGGCGGAGGTGTTGCCCTGGGAGATATAAACAACGACGGACTGTTGGATATATACCTCACATCCAACCTCGGAGAAAATAAATTATACCTGAACAAAGGAGACTTTCAGTTTGAAGATATAACAGATAAAGCAGGGGTAGCCGGTACCCGTGCTTGGAGTACAGGAGTGGCAATGGCAGATGTGAATGGTGATGGTTTCCTTGATATTTATGTGTGCAATTCAGGTGATATTTCCGGAGACAATAAGCAAAATGAACTCTTTATCAACCAAAGAGACGGCACCTTCAAAGAGCAAGCTAAAGCATACGGGCTTGCTGACCAAGGATTTTCCACCCATGCAGTTTTCTTTGATTACGATAAGGACGGCGACCTAGATGTCTACCTGCTGAACAACAGTTACCAAGCAATCGGTAGCTTCAACAAAATGCAAAATGAACGCCCAAAGCGGGATTCCGTGGGCGGAGACAAGCTTTTCAGAAATGATAATGGGAAATTTACAGATGTCAGCGAAGAAGCTGGGATCTACGGATCCATCATTGGATTTGGATTAGGGATTACCATTGGTGATGTGAATCAAGATTCCTGGCCTGATATTTTTATTTCCAACGATTTCTTTGAAAAAGACTATCTCTACATCAACAACCAAGACGGCACGTTTACAGAATCGTTGGAAAAATCCATGCGCTCTATATCCGCTGCTTCCATGGGAGCTGATATCGCTGATATCAACGGAGACGGATTGCTGGATATTTTTGTGACAGATATGCTTCCGGAGCCTCAGTCACGGCTGAAGCAAGTGACGACTTTCGAAAACTGGGACAAATTCAAGTTCAACAAGACCCACGGATACCATTATCAATTTTCCCGCAACATGCTCCATATCAATAATGGAGACGGTACCTTCAGCGAGATGGGAAGGCTAGCCAATGTGGAGGCAACAGACTGGAGCTGGGGAGCATTGATTTTTGACATGGACAATGACGGCAAACGCGATCTGTTCGTCGCCAATGGGATTTATCAGGACATTACTGACTTGGATTACCTGAACTTCATAGATAATGAAGAAACCAAAATCAAAATAATTTCGAAAGATGGCGTGGATTATAAGGCATTAGTTGACCCTATTCCCATCACTCCTATTTCAAATTATGCGTACCGAAACCTCGGAGATTTAAACTTTGAAAATGTCGCGGGTGACTGGGGGCTTGGAGAGCCTATTCATTCCAATGGAGCTGCCTATGGAGACCTGAATAATGACGGCACCTTAGACCTGGTGGTCAACAACGTCAATAAACCTGTCAGCATATTCAAAAACCGGGGGAGAGAACTTAATCCTGAATACCATTCCCTTCAAATTCAGCTGATCGGAAAAGGCAAAAACACGCAGGCTATAGGCGCGCAGGTCAAGATTTTTGCAGGAGACGAAGTTTTCTATACTGAACAAATGCCGAATCGGGGCTTTGAGTCCTCCGTGGATCCTAAGCTGACCATAGGTTTGGGGAAAATAAAGAAAATAGATCAAGTCAAAGTTCTCTGGCCCGATGGCAGTATCTCTGAAGTCGAAAATATTCCTGCTGATGAATTGCTGACGCTAAAATGGGAGGAAGCTAGGCTGATGGGCGAGAACGAAAGCTTTTTCGCTAAACCACAAGCTGCCTTATTCCACAATCGGGAAAAAGTAGAGATAGAATTCACCCATGAGGAAAACCCAATGGTGGATTTCGACAGAGATCGGCTGACATTCCATATGTACTCTACCGAAGGTCCTGCATTCGCCAAAGCGGATGTAAATGGTGACGGAATTGAAGACTTATATTTTGGCGGAGCCAAAGGCTTCTCAGCGAAACTTTTCCTAGGATCAAAATCAGGCAAATACCAACCATCCAATCAACCCGCATTTGACGCAGATGCTATCTCAGAGGATATAGACGCTGTATTCTTTGATGTAAATAGAAATGGACACGAGGATTTATTGGTCGTATCGGGAGGAAATGAATCCAGCCTAGGATCACCCGAGCTTACAGATAGACTGTATCTGAATGATGGCAAAGGCAATTTCGCCAAAAGCATACAAGCCGGCTTCAATTCTAACCGGGGTAGTAGCTCAGTAGTACAAGTGCTGGATCTGAATGAAGACGGAGCACCGGATTTGTTTATTGGAGGGCGACTGGTTCCTTTTGTGTATGGTGCTCCAGCGAGTAGCAGCATTTGGATCAATGACGGTCAGGGTAACTTCACAGATCAAACCGCCTCTTTTGCTCCGGAAATGAAAGAACTAGGCATGGTCACCGATGCCAAAGTGGTAGATTGGGACAATGACGGCAAAAAAGACCTTGTTCTTGTAGGCGAGTGGATGGCCCCTATTTTCTTTAGAAATACCGGTTCCAAACTTCAAAAAATCGAAATGCCGGAATTGCAAAATCTGAAAGGATGGTACAGAACTTTGGAAATAGCTGATTTGGATGGAAATGGATTGCCTGATTTGATTTTGGGAAATAATGGGCTGAACTCACGGTTTAAAGTATCTGAAAGTACTCCCGTAAGGATGTACTTAAACGATTTTGATCAGAACGGCTCTATTGAGCATATTTTCACCAGACAAGAAGGTGATGTACAAGTACCTTACACGTTGAAACATGAGCTGGAAAGGCAAATTCCTACTATAAAGAAGCGTTACATGCGGTACAGCAACTATAATAATCAAACGTTGACAGATATTTTCCCCAAAGAAATTCTGGATAAATCTATCATCAGCGAAATCAACAACCTAGAATCAGGGGTACTGATGAATGAAGGAAATGGGAAGTTCATCTGGAAACCATTTTCACGAATGGCTCAGCGATCCTATATTTTTGCCATCCACGTCGCTGATCTAAATAAAGACGGAATTCAAGACCTTATCCTCGGCGGAAATTTATTCAATGCGAAGCCTGAAGTAGGCAAATACGACGCTAGCTATGGAGATGTGCTTCTAGGTAAGGGAGATGGAACGTTTGAATTCTGGCCCAATGCGGAGCATGGCCTTCAGCTGGAAGGGGACATTAGAGCCTTCGCGACTCTTGGAGATGGCAAACTGTTAGTCGTAAAAAACAGTGCTGCCGCAGAAATCTGGAACTACTAA
- a CDS encoding VCBS repeat-containing protein — MKKFSVAFLLGIGLVSSCREKEEKLFELMSSEATGVQFENTLISSDTLNILEYLYFYNGGGVAVGDINNDGLVDLYFAGNQTSNRLYLNKGNFQFEDITESAGVSGEGGWSTGVTMADVNGDGLLDIYVCQVANYKGITGKNRLYINLGEGKFEDQAAAYGLDFVGFSTQAAFLDYDQDGDLDMYLLNHAIKSPEIFAPADSRVNSDALGDKLFKNLLSEGKVGFEDVTEASGIYSSILGFGLGVGVADINADGWPDIYISNDFTENDYLYINGQDGTFLESLESLISNTSRYSMGNDLADLTGDGLPEIFTTDMLPIDPEIWMKSVGEDKPEVYQIKKQFGYADQYVRNHLQLNQEKNGFSEIALFSGVHASDWSWSPLIFDMDNDGLPDIHITNGIEKRPNDLDFIQYNQSSAPNLAPKDLQAKQIEMLPTVKLPNLSFQNLGNLKFTDQAIAWGLDRPSYSNGSAYADLDNDGDLDLVINNLNQPAFIYQNHSEKSGNSFLRINLKAGGNNTFGMGAKVGVYFEGKSLFQHYAGSRGFMSGMSSTLVFGLGDTQSIDSVSVNWPDGAAEIFSKIAVNQTSSLTQGAGKALIKTKLPESSFIYPEISWEHQEKTTLDETKREYLIPKSFASMGPALAVGDVNGDGLDDIYVGGAQDQTGALFLQLPGGKFEKKENGIFIQFSKAEDVVAAFADFNGDGNLDLYVGSGGNEHPSGALFNFDRLFFGDGQGNFLFSPPSLPKIGENTSTLAIHDIDEDGDLDIFVGSSVVGGDYGASPKSVLLINQGNGIFQDRTKEWFGTGTDLGMVNSAIWADIDSNGKSELILTGDWQGIRVFENKTGRLLEKKVISGLEYSSGWIQDLAIADVNGDGKPDILTGNLGLNSKLKASQERPVWLYYGDFDENGQADPIIFHYKGDHLVPFPSRDDLIKQIPSIKRKHSSYQSYSEIASPADLFAEEILAKTSRRAVYEFHSGVYFQQADGSFVFEAFPDQAQFSPIMSVYWDEKGKTILLGGNFSGFRVDLGTSTASPFSAFQWQNNRWVKKELQHTISSKSEIRQIKSILVNGKQLGIGAGNSSPLQWIKLD, encoded by the coding sequence ATGAAGAAATTTTCTGTTGCATTTTTACTGGGGATAGGACTTGTTTCTTCGTGCAGGGAGAAAGAAGAAAAGCTCTTTGAATTAATGTCTTCAGAGGCGACAGGGGTTCAATTCGAAAACACACTTATCTCATCAGATACACTGAATATCCTAGAATATCTCTATTTCTACAATGGTGGTGGAGTCGCTGTGGGAGACATCAACAATGACGGCTTGGTGGATTTGTATTTCGCTGGAAACCAAACCTCCAACCGCCTTTACCTCAACAAGGGCAATTTCCAGTTTGAAGATATCACGGAATCCGCAGGAGTAAGCGGAGAAGGAGGCTGGTCCACCGGTGTCACCATGGCCGACGTGAATGGAGATGGATTATTGGATATTTACGTGTGTCAAGTAGCGAACTATAAAGGTATAACCGGAAAAAACCGTCTATACATCAATCTGGGAGAGGGGAAATTTGAAGATCAAGCGGCAGCTTATGGACTAGACTTCGTCGGATTTAGCACCCAGGCCGCCTTTCTGGATTATGATCAGGACGGAGATCTGGATATGTACCTATTGAATCACGCTATCAAATCTCCGGAAATTTTCGCTCCTGCAGATTCCAGAGTCAATTCGGATGCCTTGGGCGATAAATTGTTTAAAAATCTGCTTTCGGAAGGGAAAGTCGGATTTGAGGATGTCACCGAAGCTTCGGGGATTTACTCCAGCATTTTAGGATTCGGCCTTGGAGTAGGAGTAGCAGATATCAATGCGGATGGCTGGCCTGATATTTACATTTCCAATGACTTCACCGAGAATGACTACCTGTATATAAACGGGCAGGATGGTACATTCTTAGAATCTCTGGAAAGCCTGATTTCCAATACCAGTCGATATAGCATGGGAAATGATCTGGCCGATCTCACCGGTGACGGATTACCTGAGATCTTCACAACGGACATGCTTCCTATAGACCCTGAAATCTGGATGAAATCCGTAGGCGAAGACAAGCCTGAAGTCTATCAGATTAAAAAACAGTTTGGCTATGCCGACCAATACGTAAGAAATCACCTTCAGCTTAATCAGGAAAAAAACGGGTTCAGTGAGATTGCGCTATTTTCCGGAGTACATGCTTCAGACTGGAGTTGGTCCCCACTTATTTTTGACATGGACAATGACGGACTTCCTGATATCCATATTACCAATGGGATAGAAAAGCGTCCAAATGACCTCGATTTCATCCAATACAATCAAAGCAGTGCCCCAAACTTAGCACCGAAAGACTTGCAGGCAAAACAGATTGAAATGCTTCCTACAGTTAAGCTGCCTAATCTTAGTTTTCAAAATCTGGGCAACTTAAAATTCACTGATCAGGCTATTGCCTGGGGGCTTGACCGGCCGAGCTATTCCAATGGTTCTGCATACGCAGATCTGGACAATGACGGAGACTTAGACCTTGTCATAAACAACCTGAATCAGCCTGCATTTATCTATCAAAATCACTCGGAGAAATCAGGCAATTCCTTTCTACGAATCAACCTCAAAGCCGGTGGAAACAACACCTTCGGAATGGGAGCAAAAGTGGGAGTGTACTTTGAAGGAAAAAGTTTATTCCAGCACTATGCAGGTAGCAGAGGATTTATGTCCGGCATGTCATCCACGCTCGTTTTTGGGTTGGGGGACACTCAATCCATAGATTCTGTCTCTGTAAATTGGCCGGATGGAGCAGCAGAGATTTTTAGTAAAATTGCCGTTAATCAAACATCGAGCTTAACTCAAGGCGCAGGAAAAGCACTTATAAAAACAAAGCTACCTGAGAGCTCTTTTATCTATCCCGAAATCTCCTGGGAACATCAGGAGAAAACCACGCTAGACGAAACGAAACGGGAATACTTGATTCCAAAAAGCTTTGCAAGTATGGGGCCTGCATTGGCAGTAGGGGATGTAAATGGGGACGGTCTTGACGATATCTATGTGGGAGGTGCTCAGGATCAGACAGGAGCTTTATTTCTTCAGCTTCCTGGCGGGAAATTTGAAAAAAAGGAAAATGGCATCTTTATCCAGTTCTCCAAGGCAGAAGATGTGGTAGCCGCATTTGCGGACTTCAATGGAGACGGAAATCTTGACTTGTATGTGGGCAGCGGTGGCAATGAACACCCAAGCGGTGCTCTTTTTAACTTCGACCGTCTTTTCTTTGGGGATGGACAAGGTAATTTCCTATTCAGTCCCCCATCTCTTCCCAAGATAGGAGAAAACACCTCCACACTTGCTATTCACGATATAGATGAAGATGGAGATTTGGACATCTTTGTGGGAAGCTCAGTGGTGGGCGGTGATTATGGAGCAAGTCCAAAAAGTGTGTTACTAATAAATCAAGGCAATGGAATATTTCAAGATCGAACCAAAGAATGGTTTGGAACGGGCACTGATTTAGGAATGGTCAATTCGGCCATTTGGGCAGATATAGACAGCAATGGAAAAAGTGAATTGATCCTAACAGGAGACTGGCAGGGAATCCGGGTTTTTGAAAATAAAACAGGAAGATTGCTAGAAAAGAAAGTAATCTCTGGATTGGAATACTCATCCGGATGGATTCAAGATCTGGCAATCGCTGATGTCAATGGAGATGGTAAGCCGGATATTCTAACAGGGAACCTTGGACTAAACAGCAAATTAAAAGCAAGTCAGGAAAGGCCCGTCTGGCTTTACTATGGGGATTTCGATGAAAATGGGCAAGCAGATCCCATAATTTTTCATTACAAGGGAGATCACTTAGTTCCTTTTCCCTCGCGGGACGATTTGATCAAGCAAATCCCCAGTATCAAGAGAAAACATTCCTCTTATCAGAGCTATTCAGAAATAGCCAGCCCTGCTGACTTATTCGCTGAAGAAATTTTGGCAAAAACTTCCCGTCGCGCTGTCTACGAATTCCACTCAGGGGTTTATTTCCAGCAAGCGGATGGAAGCTTTGTCTTCGAGGCATTTCCTGATCAAGCGCAGTTCTCCCCTATTATGTCTGTTTATTGGGACGAGAAGGGCAAAACAATTTTACTTGGCGGAAATTTTTCAGGATTTCGGGTAGATCTAGGAACCAGTACCGCTTCGCCTTTCTCCGCATTTCAATGGCAAAATAATCGCTGGGTCAAGAAAGAATTACAACATACAATTTCATCCAAATCAGAAATACGGCAGATCAAATCTATTCTGGTGAATGGGAAACAGTTGGGCATAGGGGCGGGTAATTCCAGCCCGTTACAGTGGATCAAACTTGATTAA
- a CDS encoding vanadium-dependent haloperoxidase, producing MSTAKFLLFSGILLIAVSCAKQVDYSQAITDGHYISEAQDRITEVIIHDIFSPPVATRIYAYASLAAYEVAASVDPTYASLLGQLNGSEKVIFTPSEKVYPPLASLAAYYYVGTGLIFSEEMMNEHRDATFSALKEKGIPDEVFEASVAFGKEVGDVIKAYSSKDNYHQSRSFPKFTVTGEEGTWQPTPPAYMEAIEPHWSKIRTFVLDSASQFRPLPPPAFSTDPESEFYKVAKEVYDIDQNATQEQKETALFWDCNPYKMNVKGHVMFAEKKITPGGHWMSIAAIASKAAEKDWKGTAEAFALTGISLNEAFISCWDEKYRSNVIRPETYINQHIDEQWVPLLQTPPFPEHTSGHSVASAASAYTLARLFGDEFHIVDSSEVAYGLPVREFDSFSQAAEEAALSRFYGGIHYRPAIEYGITEGRNLAEFIWTKVDTKSKSTASN from the coding sequence ATGAGTACCGCCAAATTCCTGCTCTTTTCAGGGATCCTCCTGATTGCTGTCTCTTGCGCAAAACAAGTTGATTATTCCCAAGCCATCACAGATGGCCACTACATTAGCGAAGCCCAAGATAGAATCACAGAAGTAATCATTCATGACATATTCTCCCCTCCCGTGGCGACGAGAATCTATGCCTACGCATCACTAGCTGCCTACGAAGTAGCTGCTTCTGTAGATCCCACCTACGCTTCTCTTTTGGGACAATTGAATGGATCGGAGAAGGTGATCTTCACTCCTTCTGAAAAAGTATATCCCCCTTTAGCTTCACTTGCGGCCTATTATTATGTGGGCACAGGTCTGATCTTCTCTGAAGAAATGATGAATGAGCATAGAGATGCTACGTTCTCAGCCTTGAAAGAAAAAGGAATTCCGGACGAGGTGTTCGAAGCTTCAGTTGCTTTCGGCAAAGAAGTGGGAGATGTCATTAAAGCCTATTCCTCCAAAGACAACTATCATCAAAGCCGCTCATTCCCAAAATTCACCGTCACTGGCGAAGAGGGAACTTGGCAGCCTACTCCCCCTGCATACATGGAAGCCATAGAGCCCCATTGGAGCAAAATCCGGACTTTTGTGCTGGACTCAGCTTCCCAGTTCCGACCACTTCCACCTCCTGCATTCTCCACCGATCCCGAAAGCGAATTTTATAAAGTCGCTAAGGAAGTCTATGATATAGACCAAAATGCTACTCAGGAACAAAAAGAGACTGCGCTGTTCTGGGATTGCAATCCTTATAAAATGAATGTGAAAGGCCATGTAATGTTTGCCGAGAAGAAAATCACTCCTGGAGGACACTGGATGAGTATTGCGGCTATTGCCTCCAAAGCAGCAGAGAAAGATTGGAAGGGAACTGCAGAAGCTTTTGCCCTGACAGGGATCTCACTCAATGAAGCTTTCATTTCCTGCTGGGACGAAAAATACAGAAGTAATGTTATCAGGCCGGAGACCTATATCAATCAGCATATAGATGAGCAATGGGTACCACTCTTACAAACTCCCCCATTCCCTGAACATACAAGTGGTCATAGTGTAGCCTCAGCGGCCTCAGCTTATACGCTAGCTCGCCTTTTTGGTGATGAATTCCACATCGTGGACAGCTCAGAAGTAGCCTATGGCCTTCCTGTAAGAGAGTTCGATTCCTTTTCTCAAGCGGCTGAAGAAGCTGCTCTAAGTAGGTTTTATGGAGGAATACACTATCGCCCAGCTATAGAATATGGTATTACTGAAGGTCGGAATCTCGCGGAGTTCATCTGGACAAAGGTGGACACCAAATCCAAAAGTACAGCTAGCAACTAG